TTATAGAATTAGCAAGATCTTAAAGGCAGAGTTACATGTGGTGCATGTTTACGATTTAATGCCCTTCACTACAGCTGCGGTGAGGTCCAGGGGTATCTTGGAAAGGAACTATTTCAAAGATCGGCACATCAGTTTATTCAACTATTGCAGGGAGCAGTTAAAATTTGAACTTGGCTCCCACAAGCCCTATTTTCATGTGGTAAGGAATAGTTCGGTGACCAGGGGAATTGCAGAAGTTGTACGGAAAATCAATGCCGATTTGGTCTTGGTGGGTGTCAAAAGCCCAAATACCCTTAGGGGCGTGTTTACCGGCAATATTGGAAATGAGCTGATGGGGATTTTGGAATGCCCATTGTTGATCCTTCCGGAAGATTTTGATTACCACGGACTTTCCACCCTACTTTATGCAACTGATTTTGAAGAAACGGATTTTTATGCCATAGAAAGTTTGGTAGCGTTTGCCGAACCTTATGGTGCCCTGATCAAGATTATCCATGTCCCAAGGGCAAAGGAATTCAATTTTGAAAGTAAGGCGAGATGGTTTAAGCAGACCCTTGCCCAGCGGATAGCCTATCCGGAAATTGTGTTTTCGGCCGAACGGGCCGAGGATGTGGAATCCGGAATACTTGATCATGTATCCAAGGATATGCCCGAGATGCTGGTTATGATGGAGCGGGAACACTCCTCCTTTTTGGATAGGTTTTTTCACAGGGATATGGTAAAGACCATGGAAGGGGAGATTTCGATACCACTGTTGGTTTTCAACAAAAAGGGCATTGAGGTAAAACTTACCGAGGAACCCACCGATAGCTTGCGCATGCAATGGGTTTAAGGCGTATGAAATCAATTTTT
The sequence above is a segment of the Muricauda sp. SCSIO 64092 genome. Coding sequences within it:
- a CDS encoding universal stress protein, producing MKTILYATDCDPKKATALRYAYRISKILKAELHVVHVYDLMPFTTAAVRSRGILERNYFKDRHISLFNYCREQLKFELGSHKPYFHVVRNSSVTRGIAEVVRKINADLVLVGVKSPNTLRGVFTGNIGNELMGILECPLLILPEDFDYHGLSTLLYATDFEETDFYAIESLVAFAEPYGALIKIIHVPRAKEFNFESKARWFKQTLAQRIAYPEIVFSAERAEDVESGILDHVSKDMPEMLVMMEREHSSFLDRFFHRDMVKTMEGEISIPLLVFNKKGIEVKLTEEPTDSLRMQWV